A region of the Oncorhynchus nerka isolate Pitt River linkage group LG26, Oner_Uvic_2.0, whole genome shotgun sequence genome:
CACGCCTTGGCACTTCTGAAAAACTACACAACAACCGTAGGCAAACAAAAGCTAGGAGGGGTGTGATTTGAGTTCTAACATCATGAACACAGGGAGTTGTCAGTTTCACAAAGTGCCTTCCTGGATTCAGAATGTGACAACGAATCTAGCTCTAGCCAACAGGCATTCCACAGAGGGGAGTTCCAGAACTAGAAAAGCTCATAGCTTGCAGATttctaatgacatcacaacaatgGCAGCTCATTTGAATCAGGATTGTCCACCCTGTTCCTCAACTAAAGCAAAGCGGAAGTGCTCAGAATGCATCGTCCTCTGAGGAAACAGGAATAACAGGGGAGGGGTATGGGAGGCCAGCAGCAAGTCAGAGAGTAGTTAAGTGAACTTATCACAGTATGCATGTGATATAGGCTGCCCGAGGTAGAGTCTTTTGGGGTGCATTGGCAGTCAGTGTTAAGGGGTTCTAAAAGAGGTGCCAGTTACCAAGAGATGCTCATAAAAAATTAAAGAGCCCATGTGGATTAATAATTGACATGCCAAATGACAAGGGGGTGGAACATGTGATGTACAGCctactacatacagtacacacattaaTATTGAGGGAACACTAGGGACAGCAAGGGGGCTCACTTTCTGGTTGGACAGGCAAATAGTGGACATTTTTCTTTTAAGTCTAGCAATGTTTTTCCATAAGGGAAAGTTAGGCATGTTGGGGTTAACCTGCTCCACCAGTTGTTTGATCAGCCCCTCATCAGGACCTGAACAAAGTATGAAAATCTGCCAGATTCCTGGAGAACTCAATGTTTGAAAATGGAAATGTATGGAAGACAGAGACATGGGTGTCAGTCATAAATAACACAAAGATGTGTGTAGCTTTGCATGCATCTCACACACTATTTTGCTTCAGTTGTCTGTCCATTAAAATTATTTGGGCCTAACATAAggttttagctagttagctacattaATTTGTAACACTAGCTAGTGACTAACCATGTGACGGGTTCAGTTTGAAGACTGACCATCCAGTACCAACAGTTACGCTAGGTAAAGCTTCCCGGCACAGTTTAGTTACCCAGCTAGAAGGCCGTAGAGACCACCAAGTCACCTTACCGTTTAACCCACATGCTGGTTAACTACATTCATTTAGAGACGAGTTTAACGTTGGTTAACTAGTTAAACGGCGGACGACTCAAATCTCAATCCACGTAAATTAACGTTACGCAGTCAGAAAATAggcgtagctagctagctaacgtcaatTTTGCGAAGCGGCTCGACATAATGCCTCCAAATAGGAGGAAGCTGAATGTCCAATCACAATGACCAGCGAATACTTACTAACACAATTCCAGTAAAATTAGCGGAATAATGTTTTCACGAGTTTTACAGGTCGTGAGAATATAATGCCGggcgagctagctaacgttaactagctattGACGGCAGATGATCCTCGTTTGGTTTGAGTCTACGCATTCGTTGTCAAAGCTTGCGTTCAAGCCGAAAGCAAATAAGCAATCGTTTGCATTCCAGGTcctgaatttttttttaaatactacgAATTACATATATTATATTGCTACGTTGTATACATGTTTTACCTTTTAGTGGCGGTTTCTCGATCTTTCTTTTACGCTCCTATTCACCGCTAACAACAAAATGGCGTCTTTCACAAGTGTCAAGAAAGCCGCGTCATGGACGTTGCACATCGTAAGATCTTCACCAATCATATTATCCATGCAAGTTACAAAAACGTACCCTGCTGTGCTGCGGGCCAATCGATGAAACAACATTTAATGTTGAGGGCGGAGATTTTACAGAAGGCCCTCCTCCAGTTTGCCCTACAAACTGAAAGACCAGTCAAGCTTCCCGGAGGATCAAGCATCCCCGCCCCATATTTCCGGCTTCAATGGAGACCGGAGAAATTTGCCACTGGCCCAACCCATCATCATTGGGGAGGATAGCAAACAAAACAAACCGGTTGCAATGGTTCAATCCAGAAGAAAAAAACGTCCGGAAAATACAGGACCATGGGTGTGTATAGACTTATATTGGATATGGCAAGCAAGTGCTGCCTTATAGCTAGGCCACGTACCCATAATGGCATAGAGATCATAATCTCAATCAATAAGCAACAGCCTACAATTTACATTTCTGATCAAAGAATTCCAGCCTGTTTCTGTCATTCATCTTTTAGTTAAACAGCCTGAAAGAGTCAGAGCCAACACCATAGAAATAGGAATTATAATACAAATGAAGTAATTTAATGGGATCTCTATGGCCAACActaacaagcatttcgctacactcgacaagcatttcgctacactcgcattaacatctgctaaccatgtgtatgtgacaaataaaaatttgatttTAACATGCAAGGTCTAAAAATGACAGCTCGGTCTATAGGACCAACATGTAGGTAAACTGGAGTTGGGGGGCCCCTGGAGGTGGGCAGAGGGGAGAAGTGGGTTGCGAAGTTCAAGGTGCATCAGGGTTCAAGCGTTCATCAAGGTTGTTGGGGTCATCGTTAAAGGCTCACAGTGTGTGTTGTTCATATTAAATCCACTAGATGGGGCCGTCTCCATGCTGCAGTCATAATGTCCCAATAAATCCAAGCCAATAGTTTCCGTTTCGTGCTTCCTTTCCATAAATCAACCACTCTGAAATTATAGACATATGCCTATGTGAGTGCAATATCATCAGTTGGAAGTTTGTCCACCTTTCATGTGTTTGTGCTCATGGTTAACTAATTCAGGTGGTTGTCCGGTTCCCTCAGTTATGCAGGTGTCACACTGAGCAGACAAAGAGATCTTTGATTACCCATTCATCCACATGGGGGTTGTAAACcagagttgttgttgttgctgttggacATGAAGTGAATAAAAGGGATTTTATATGAAAATAGTCTATGGACTGAGACATCCTGGGTGGTAGGCAGATATATCTACAGGTGTCATGAAGCACAGAATATCATTTAATTAGGGGGTATAAGCCTTGAAATGCAATGCATTAAAATACAAGCTTATTGTTGATGTTTGTCTGTATGTGTTGTTGTACAGTAATTACTTATTCACCGTGACTAGGCAGTGAGCATGCCACTTGTTATTAGTTTGTGTGTTGTCTAGGGCTGGCTATCCCACAATGTGTTCCTTCTCCTTGCAGGTGTTTGGTCAAGCGCCCACATGAGCATAAATATATTACAAAATAAAGATGTAATTCGTTTGAGTACAAAAACGTATTTATAGAGGTTGTTCCCTGCTGCTATGAAACAGTAAGTAAGAATCAAAGAAAAAAACACTGTTAGGTAGAGAAATTTAGATTGGAGCCTTGGTGGTTTGTAACCATTAtgaccaaaatgaaaatagagttATCAAGAAGGAGACAGACCATCAGCGAGTCTTTGCTGGCAATGGAAAATAGTCAGCAAGCAATGGTGGAGATTCAACTGTATAAAAGTATGTATTGCTTAATAGATGCCTATGTAATCCTATACCTATAATCCAAGATCCATTTTTGCAATAACAAGTGTATCTGCATCTTTGTATTTGTAGGCTATGTCTACCTTCTCAGGCAGCTACAGAACTTCTTAAAGGAGCACACTTGGTTATAGTCAGCCACatcctatagcctatagttattcTGGTATATGCCCATACACTTGCCACTGGTGTATCCACCATAAACATGGCACAGTAGATCTGTCAGTGGGTAGAATGAAAATGCACCAGCAAGTTTGAATATGAGGCACAGTAATGACAAAACTCAGACGAATGCTCATCACAGCCAGGTAGATTTGCTACCTGTCACTTCCATCTAAGTGGGGGGCGTTTCCATGGTTGGGGCGGGACGACAAGGGAGTCCAATGGGCGTGTGGCACGATGATGCGCTCCCCAGAGGCCTTGCCTCCCTTGGGACCGCGCCTGCCGCAGTGGACCGAAGTTTGTGTGGGCCACTTAGGAGGTGAGCCTGCCAGACGGCACAGACTTTCCCAGTGCAGAATCAGCGAGATGAAGAGCAGCGTCGACCCGTCATCATGTGCTCTAGGCTCCCAAGGACCGCCTGCCTACTGCGACTCATTGagctctgcatcctcctctcgcACACTGCAGCATATTTTGGGTCAGCCACAAGTCTTTTACTGTTTTGTCTCTGAAGATTTATTGTCTTTTCCTTACTTCTAACATATACAGCAGATCGATGTCTGTAGGAAATAATGCATGTGATGCGACGTACATTGCCTGCCTATATGCCATGGAAGCCCAGCGTTCCATGACTATCGTGCGCAATTACGCACGAGACCATAATGTAGGACTGTAAATGTTGACTTGTTTGGATGTTCAAGTCCACAGAGATGACTTATGATTGCATTTTTCTGCTATCTAAAAGTAAACAAAGTAGGCTAGTTTCCAAGGCTGTGTGACAATTTTTCAAATAGGCCTACATCCTTATGACACATCTACAAATTGTAATAATATTATTGATAATTATTAATTTGCCAAATACGTCTCAGAGCAGAATATTTGAATATTTAAGAAATTCTTTGTATGATCTATGACTTGCTGAGAGTGTGAATGGTTTCTCACGGTCTCTTGACCTCTCGAGTTTGGCACTACCTCAATTCTCTCACTTTTTGGCAATAGTCAAAATTTGTATGAGGGAGCTAATTTCATGCATAaacagattttttaaatattttattttaaaatgagAATCCTACACTCAGTTTCCTTTTTTAACATTATTATGTGGTTTTATTAGGCACATGTTGGTAGGACAGACGAAGTCAAATATAGGCCGATATGTGCGTAATTTTACTTTGGAAGCAAATTTAAACATTTTGATATGACTTACTACGTTTATACTTAATTGCGCGTATacatgtgtgtagtgtgttgttaAAAGCTTGTAGAGTCAGCAAAAACGATACATATTGTTTCTATTTATAGGCTATGGCTCTATAAACAAAATGTAATTGTTATGGACACATGTTACAGAAATGACTCTGGAACAACATGTTTTCTTTATTCCCAGGACCACCAGAACGTTGGGTATTATTTATAGGTATTATAGGTTTATAGGTTTATGTTTTCTTGATAAGATTATTTATATGACATTTTCCTTTTGAATTTGGTAAGGTCAGTGATAACTATACTGCACTGAATGTATACATTTGTCTCCTTTGAAAGGCTGACAGGCCGAGAGCCCTTGGTCTTTTTGCCTGCCCCGTTCTCCAATGAACCCCCAACGGGAAAAGCTCACCTAAAACAATGCGAGCAGATGACACTGGCCCGTAGGCAGAAACGACTGTGTCGCCGCGAGCCGGGTTTGGCGGAGACGCTGCGTGAATCAGTGCGCCTCAGCCTCTTGGAGTGCCGCTATCAATTCCGGAACGAGCGCTGGAACTGTAGCTTGGACGGCCGCGGGAGTCTTCTGAAAAGAGGTGCAATAATATGTCATCAATTCACAGAGTTCCATGtatttacacacagagagatatgaGGGAAAGATTTCCATCTGGAGGGACGCATCATGGGAAGCAAGTAAACATGTAGGCCTAATAGCCTAGACTGATGTTGTGTTGTGAATATCGTAAGTTTCAAATTACTACTTCATGATGCAAAGGATTTCTCAAGTGCAACAATGCAATCGATTGAAAATGTAAGTATATTGAATTGATCAATTGACTGTTGTGGGGGTAGGTGAGTGATCTCAAAATAATGAGCCAGGCTAAACTCTAGTCTATagcctacaacaacaaaaaactccaCCCCTTATAAAATCATTTTAGAGCATGCTTATGCTATCAGCACGAAGAGCCATGAACAGGTCAGCATGGAGTTAATTAAGGGCTGAAGAGCCAAAAAGCCCGGTGCGGCGGGGCCTACGAGGGCCCAGTGGTTATTTATATCTCGGAAACCCGCCCAGTTACCAGAGGAAAAGGGCGGCGTGATTACTCACTTTCATCTAGGGGGGGAAAATCCTTCCTAGTCAAAATAAGAATTAATTGGATTAAAATACATCATAGCGATGTCTCTGGGCTAAGCAAATAAGTGCGAAACCAAACCACCGGGAACAGTCAGCAGACTGTTTAAATGGAACACTGGAGTAGAAACATGGGAGTAGAATGTAACCAAAATATGTATCTCATGAGCTTGGATGATAGTCTAGTCTTTGCATGTCTGGGCTTAGCCAATTTACAAAGAGtaaacaacatttacatttttatttttattgtagaCTATTATTAATTGTTGATGTCATTTGTCTATTCCAGGCTTCAAGGAGACGGCCTTTCTTCTTGCGGTGTCTTCAGCGGCATTGTCCCACGCACTAGCAAAAGCTTGCAGCTCAGGCCGAATGGAGAGGTGCACGTGCGATGACTCCCCAGGAATACAGCATCGCGAGGCATGGCAGTGGGGGGTCTGCGGTGACAACTTGAAATACAGCACCAAATTTCTCAAGAAGTTCTTGGGCCAGAAGAGGGTCAGCAAAGACCTGAGGGCGCAGATCGACTCCCACAACATTAACGTTGGAATCCGGGTGAGTGAGTGTTGACATGTGCATAAGCTCAAGCAAAACAACAAGAAGCCCATTAAGCATTTGTGAGTGACACTATTGTGGCATAAGTTAATTTTTTCATAAGAGAAAGGTGTAAGCCTATGCCAGTAGTGAGTAGTTTCCTCCCAAGCATCATAAACATATCAGCCAATAACAACTCACTTTTAGACCTACCAGCAGAAGACAACCCCAACACTGCTTACCATACAACGCACTCTTCAAACAGAGGCAGCAGGGACTGTGTGACTTTACCAGGTCTTGCACTGAGTCCTTGCCCATATATCTCATCCAGTGCCAGTAGTCCACTCCCCCTGCATGGTGTCTCCCTTCCTGTAGCCCTGGTGGATAGATAGCTACTGGGCCTGGGCTGGTTGAGGCTGAGGGAGGCAGCAAGTAccagggataggagaggaggctGTCAGATCCCTGTAGCCAGGTGTTCCAAGGCAGGCATGATAAAGCTTGCTGTGCGGGCCCACAGAAAATTAAAGGTTTCCCGTCAGAGAGAACAATTATAACTGTTGCCTCTTTTAATATACGAGCAAGCATTTTTTCCACTTACTGTATGGCGCTGAACTATGCTCTTCTCCATAAATCCACAATGTTCATACGTTAACACtatgtgtgtatttctgtgtgtagCTTAGACACAGCCAGCCCCAAGGCTCTTCCCCTTTACCtttcaaactgaggcagcaggcccttcagagggagagagggagagataaaaacAACAGGATGAACTGAAGTAGTCTATCTTATCTTATCTTTATTGAGTGTGGTGTTTTCCTCACCTTCCACCTATCCAGCTCAGTAGAGACCCGGAGGTGGTTGTTTTTTCACAAcacccccctctaaccctcaTCCCTCAGTAATGTTCTGAGATGCCCCTGAGGGGTTCATACCTGTGTAGGGCGGAACTCGGCAGAACTCTTCAACCCTGAAGTAGCCCCTGGGTCTCCCCCTCCCCGTAAGGATGACCCCCATGCCGCATGACCTGTCTCTGGCCCCCACCCAGTTAGAGTCTCTCTGGCTGAGTGCCTCAGCGCTGgtacccccaccccaccaccaccaagctCAGTGAACTTTTGAACGAAGGCAGGACACCATCCTTTGGCCTTCTAACCCAAACTCTCTAACTGTTTAAACTCTTATGATCGTTttccgtgcacacacacacacacacacacacacacacacacacacacacacacacaaagaacaaGGTGGAAAgattctgctgtctgtctgtgatgcCTGTCTCTAATGCCCCAGGCTTcataggagaaagagaggagagaagcagtgAGAAAGAGCTAGTTTCAACACATTGAAAAAACGAATCCGCAGGCGCTGTCTAAATGCGAGACGTCAGGTGAATGAAATACTGCATGGCGAACAGTCTCCCTAATCCATCATCTCAACCGTTCATACTGAGTTAAACTAAAGAATGACTAGCCCCATACCATCTGACCCCCGCCCCACCAACCCACCCTGCAGGAAACTGTCACGGCGTCTCCGGTTCCTGTGCCGTGCGGACCTGCTGGAAGCAGCTGTCCCCGCTCCACGACACCGGCGGTTGCTCCCAGGTTCCGCACGACACGGCCGTGCGTGTGCTGAGCGTCACCAACGAGGCCACCGGAGAGACGGAGCTGGCGGGGCCGCGCCGCCACGGCCAGAGCCACCGCTCCACCGACCTGGTGTTCCTGGAGGACTCCCCCAGCTTCTGCAGGCCGTCACG
Encoded here:
- the LOC115110302 gene encoding protein Wnt-9b-like, encoding MCSRLPRTACLLRLIELCILLSHTAAYFGLTGREPLVFLPAPFSNEPPTGKAHLKQCEQMTLARRQKRLCRREPGLAETLRESVRLSLLECRYQFRNERWNCSLDGRGSLLKRGFKETAFLLAVSSAALSHALAKACSSGRMERCTCDDSPGIQHREAWQWGVCGDNLKYSTKFLKKFLGQKRVSKDLRAQIDSHNINVGIRVSEC
- the LOC135564980 gene encoding protein Wnt-9-like — translated: MTPMPHDLSLAPTQLESLWLRNCHGVSGSCAVRTCWKQLSPLHDTGGCSQVPHDTAVRVLSVTNEATGETELAGPRRHGQSHRSTDLVFLEDSPSFCRPSRYSPGTAGRSCAKDTSCQSLCCGRGYNTAMHLTTLSCHCQVRWCCHVECQTCVREEEVYTCKHT